A portion of the Candidatus Woesearchaeota archaeon genome contains these proteins:
- a CDS encoding electron transfer flavoprotein subunit beta/FixA family protein, with product MNIVVCLKQVPDTNEVKIDPKTGTLIREGVPSIINPDDKNALEESIAIKEKTGGKVTVISMGPPQAESALREALAMGADEAILISDRAFAGADTCATAYALSGALRKLDYDIIFAGRQAIDGDTAQVGPEIAEFLGIPQITYVEKVDVDGSTVTVRKAWEDGYETVKVNTPVLLTAIKELNNPRYMHMKNIFKIFNKEVKVWSAADLEVDRERLGLKGSPTKVKRSATKEARGAGEIVNKPVKEAAAYAISKLREKHVI from the coding sequence ATGAATATTGTTGTTTGTTTAAAACAGGTACCGGACACAAATGAAGTCAAAATAGATCCAAAGACAGGAACGCTTATAAGAGAAGGTGTTCCTTCGATAATAAATCCAGATGACAAGAATGCACTTGAGGAATCAATTGCAATTAAAGAAAAAACAGGTGGAAAGGTTACAGTAATAAGCATGGGACCACCCCAGGCAGAGTCGGCACTGAGGGAAGCACTTGCAATGGGTGCAGACGAGGCAATACTCATATCTGACAGGGCTTTTGCAGGAGCAGATACCTGCGCCACAGCATATGCACTTTCAGGAGCACTCAGGAAACTGGACTACGATATAATTTTTGCAGGAAGACAGGCAATAGACGGAGATACCGCACAGGTTGGACCTGAAATAGCAGAATTTCTGGGAATACCGCAGATAACTTATGTAGAAAAGGTCGATGTGGATGGAAGTACGGTTACAGTTAGAAAAGCATGGGAAGACGGGTATGAAACAGTGAAAGTCAATACGCCGGTACTGCTTACTGCTATAAAAGAATTGAACAATCCAAGATATATGCATATGAAGAATATATTTAAAATCTTCAACAAGGAAGTAAAAGTGTGGAGCGCTGCCGATCTTGAAGTTGACAGGGAGCGTCTTGGACTTAAAGGTTCTCCTACGAAGGTAAAGAGATCAGCTACAAAAGAAGCAAGAGGGGCAGGAGAGATTGTCAACAAGCCGGTAAAAGAAGCAGCAGCATATGCAATTTCAAAATTAAGAGAAAAGCATGTTATTTAA